Proteins co-encoded in one Methanosarcinales archaeon Met12 genomic window:
- a CDS encoding ORC1-type DNA replication protein, with the protein MNISGGTVLQENCLKNKALNGFFEELLDARAIFTNKDVLRPTYVPDHLPHRKAQIDDIARVLVAALRGETPSNILIYGKTGTGKTAVVKHVGKELEETSETKGMPCSTLYINCEVVDTQYRVLYHLARLFGKDVPPTGWPTDQVYDEFKNGIDTENRSLIIILDEVDKLVKKGDEILYNLTRVNSELNNAKVSIIGISNDLNFIEFLDPRVRSSLGEEEIIFPPYDANQLRDILEQRSRMAFKHDALKPSVIPLCAAFAAQEHGDARRALDLLRTSGELAERVNVDKVEEEHVRKARDKIEGDRVVEVVRTLPTQSKLILYGMATLYKNNSKKLCTGEVYNHYKRLCRQIDMDILTQRRVTDIISELDMLGIINTAVVSRGRYGRTKEISVNVQLEQTKTIILEDYRLKPLGGIASVGQTML; encoded by the coding sequence ATGAACATTTCTGGTGGAACGGTCTTGCAGGAAAATTGTCTAAAAAACAAAGCGCTTAATGGTTTTTTTGAGGAGTTGTTAGATGCCAGGGCAATTTTTACAAACAAAGACGTCCTACGTCCTACGTACGTTCCTGACCACCTGCCGCATCGAAAAGCCCAGATAGACGACATCGCACGAGTCCTCGTTGCAGCGCTTAGAGGAGAAACGCCGTCAAACATCCTCATCTATGGGAAGACCGGGACGGGCAAGACGGCGGTGGTAAAACACGTGGGAAAGGAGCTTGAGGAAACGAGTGAGACGAAGGGGATGCCATGCTCGACACTATATATCAACTGCGAGGTGGTCGACACCCAATATCGTGTGCTCTACCATCTGGCAAGGCTTTTTGGAAAGGACGTTCCGCCAACTGGATGGCCGACTGACCAGGTGTATGATGAATTTAAAAACGGCATCGATACCGAGAACAGAAGCCTCATAATAATACTGGATGAGGTAGATAAACTGGTTAAAAAAGGCGACGAGATATTATACAATCTCACAAGGGTCAATTCTGAATTAAATAATGCTAAAGTTAGCATAATCGGCATATCAAACGACCTTAACTTCATAGAATTCCTGGACCCGCGGGTCAGATCTTCTCTGGGAGAGGAGGAGATAATATTTCCACCATATGATGCCAACCAACTCAGAGATATCCTCGAGCAGAGGTCGAGAATGGCTTTCAAGCACGACGCACTCAAGCCGTCGGTAATCCCCCTTTGTGCTGCCTTTGCAGCGCAGGAGCACGGCGATGCCAGACGCGCACTCGACCTCCTGCGCACCTCCGGCGAACTGGCAGAGCGCGTGAATGTGGATAAGGTCGAGGAAGAACACGTGAGAAAAGCTAGGGACAAAATTGAAGGGGACCGCGTCGTGGAAGTTGTGCGCACACTGCCAACACAATCTAAATTAATTCTCTATGGGATGGCCACACTCTACAAAAACAACTCCAAGAAATTATGCACCGGGGAAGTCTACAACCACTATAAACGCCTATGTCGCCAGATCGATATGGATATTTTGACACAACGGAGGGTTACTGATATCATATCAGAACTTGATATGCTGGGTATAATAAACACAGCAGTGGTCAGCAGGGGCCGATATGGGCGGACAAAAGAAATATCAGTCAACGTTCAGCTGGAGCAGACAAAAACCATAATCCTTGAAGATTATAGATTAAAACCACTTGGCGGTATCGCATCGGTCGGGCAGACTATGTTGTAA
- a CDS encoding signal peptidase I, with product MYKLCDRGKKMGRSFLSGVIKDLVSAVAIVGMVALVAYALAGTWPAMVAVESGSMVPNIHIGDIVFIQCPSRVEIMTYQSGREIGHRIFGDYGDVIVFRPNGDRYETPIIHRVMYWVYAGGRMPNGEVAQHAGYITRGDNNPGYDQPHLSPVKPEWIVGVAWGRLPYLGHIRLAFDVNVTT from the coding sequence GTGTATAAATTATGCGATAGAGGTAAAAAGATGGGTCGATCTTTTTTGAGCGGAGTGATAAAAGATTTGGTTTCTGCCGTGGCGATCGTGGGCATGGTAGCGCTGGTGGCGTATGCTTTGGCCGGAACGTGGCCCGCAATGGTCGCGGTCGAGTCCGGCAGTATGGTGCCAAACATACACATCGGCGATATCGTATTCATACAATGTCCAAGTCGCGTTGAAATCATGACATATCAAAGCGGCAGAGAGATAGGGCATAGAATATTTGGGGACTATGGTGACGTGATCGTGTTCAGGCCAAATGGGGACCGATATGAGACGCCAATCATCCATAGAGTAATGTATTGGGTGTATGCTGGTGGCCGAATGCCCAACGGAGAGGTTGCCCAGCACGCTGGCTATATCACGAGGGGAGATAATAACCCAGGTTACGACCAACCCCATCTAAGCCCAGTAAAACCAGAGTGGATAGTCGGCGTTGCGTGGGGGAGATTGCCATATCTGGGACATATTAGATTGGCTTTCGACGTGAATGTTACAACATAG